TCGGCCACGGTGATGGTGGCGGTCGCCTCAGCGAACTCACCACGCACCTTGCTCACCATCATGTGCCGGGCGACGAAGCCGACCCGCTTGTGCGCCTGATCGAGCTGGTAGGTGCCGGCGGTGGGGATCACGATACCGTTCCACTCGCGGGTGTTCTGGTCGGTGCTCATGGCTGCTGCCTCTCACGGACATGTTGTTGAAGGGTGAACAACTGCAGCAGCAACAATAGACCAGGCAATATTCCACCTGTCAAGTACTGCTACGATGACCAGGTGACCGACCATCTCGCCACCGACCCACGGATCACCGCGATCGGCCTCTTCTTCGAAGTCCACGCGGGTCTGTCGGCTCGCTTCGCGGCACAGTTCGAGGAGCACGGCCTGTCCACGGTCGAGTTCGAAGTCCTGATGCGGCTCCGCCGGTCACCCGACCATCAGCTGCGGATGACCGACCTCGCCGCTCAGAGCACCCTGTCCAGCAGCGGCGTCACCCGAGTGGTGGACCGGATGGAACGCGACGGTCTGGTGTGCCGCCGGGCGTGCCCGTCCGACCGCCGCAGCTCGTACGCCGTACTCACCCAGGCCGGCGCGCAGCGGCTGGACGAGACGTTGCCCGGACACGTGAAGCTGATCGGCGAGTGGTTCACCGGGCAGCTTGATCCTGACGCCCTGGCCGCCTTTCTCGAGTCGCTGCGCCGGCTTCGTGACGCGGTGCATCCGGACGCGACGGCGGGCAGTGACGGCGCGGCGGAGGCTGTGGACTGATCCGAACCGCCACCGGCAGAAGCACCGGCAGAACCCACTACCAAAGACCATCAAAACCGACATAACGCCCGTAAGGAAGGGGTTGATCCGGATACCGTACCCGGGCCGGGAACGTAACGGGGGGTGCGGCGCGTAGATCCGGACGATCCGTCCGGTGCTGGGGGGCGACTCCGCGCCAGCCCGGGGGGCGTGTCGACGTCCGGCGAGGACCGGCTGCGGTTCTCGCCGGACGTCCGCGTCACGGACAGCACGAGGACAGCACGAGGACAGCACGAGGACAGCGTCCGCGTCACGGACAGTGTCCGCGTCAGGGGGTGCCGTCGACCCAGCCGACCGCCTTCCGTTCATCCGGCAACAGCTGAACGCCGTTGTCGCGGCAGGCAGCCGCCAACCGGTCCAGCGCGACCATCCGGGCGACCGACGTCTCCGTGTTGACGACGAGGCCGACGAGGGCTTCCACCCCGTCGCGCGAATCCAGATTGCGGGCGACGGACCGCGCGGCCACCGCGAACCACTCCACAGCCAATTCCCGGTCACCGCGCGCAGCGGCGATCGTCGCCTCGATCATCGCGCAACGGGGATCCTCCTCCGCCCCGTTCTGATCAGCGACACCCGTGAGATCCATCGGCCCGGAGTCGGCCGCAGCCGCTGGTGTCAACTGCGCGCGTAGCTCGGTCAGGGCCTCCTCGGCCGGTCCGAGCCGCCCGTCCTGTGCCAGCGCCAGGCCGATCGTGCCGATCACCCGACGCCGATGACTGGGGTCGCCGACGCTGGTCAGCGCCGAGAGCACCTGGCGGCCGAGATCGACCGCCCGGGCGTGGCGTCCCTCCAGCCGGGCCACTTCCGCCAGGTTCGCCCGCGCCAGCACCCGCAGCCGGTCCTCCCCCGCCCGGGCCGCGAGCCGGTCCACCGCCGCGAGGCGCCGACGGGCCGCCCGCAGATCGCCCACGCGGATCTCGTGCCAGGCGAGGTTCTGCTGGGCGATGGTCATGTCCCGGACCCGACCGGTCCGACCGGCGAGCGCGAGCACCGTGTGAGCGTGCTGGCGGGCCTCGTCGAACCCGCCGGCCGCCATGCACACGACGCTGAGCAACCCCCGGGCGGCGAGCGCGCCCGCCGTGTCGCCGGCTTCGGTGAACGTGGCCAGCGCGGCGCGCAACGTGGGCAGTTCCTGCGGACCGGCCGAGTGCTCCACCGCGAGCGCGGCGACGCCGACCTGCGC
The sequence above is a segment of the Solwaraspora sp. WMMD406 genome. Coding sequences within it:
- a CDS encoding MarR family transcriptional regulator, which gives rise to MTDHLATDPRITAIGLFFEVHAGLSARFAAQFEEHGLSTVEFEVLMRLRRSPDHQLRMTDLAAQSTLSSSGVTRVVDRMERDGLVCRRACPSDRRSSYAVLTQAGAQRLDETLPGHVKLIGEWFTGQLDPDALAAFLESLRRLRDAVHPDATAGSDGAAEAVD